A genome region from Hymenobacter tibetensis includes the following:
- a CDS encoding GNAT family N-acetyltransferase: protein MNIRSPQTPAEWTAYYQLRYEVLRQPWQQPAGSERVPEDEDPATVHALRLAPDGTAIGVAMLQSAEQLRGQVRFMAVAPAWQGHGIGRELLEHLEEAGRRLGYLEIRLHAREAAVPFYKRLGYAVEAPSHTLFGSIPHFLMVKTLED, encoded by the coding sequence ATGAATATTCGTTCTCCCCAAACTCCCGCTGAGTGGACGGCCTACTATCAGCTGCGCTACGAAGTTTTGCGCCAACCCTGGCAGCAGCCTGCCGGTTCGGAGCGGGTGCCCGAAGACGAAGATCCTGCAACCGTGCACGCACTCCGGCTCGCGCCTGATGGTACGGCCATTGGGGTGGCCATGCTGCAGTCGGCGGAGCAACTGCGGGGGCAAGTTCGGTTTATGGCCGTGGCGCCAGCGTGGCAGGGACACGGTATCGGCCGCGAGCTACTGGAACATTTGGAGGAGGCTGGCCGCCGGTTGGGCTACTTGGAAATCCGGTTGCACGCCCGAGAGGCCGCCGTACCGTTCTACAAGCGGCTGGGCTACGCGGTAGAAGCACCGTCGCATACGCTGTTCGGTAGCATTCCGCATTTCCTAATGGTCAAGACGCTGGAAGACTGA
- a CDS encoding bifunctional helix-turn-helix domain-containing protein/methylated-DNA--[protein]-cysteine S-methyltransferase yields MSATLLSQSGLDYARVEQAIAFIAKHHTQQPTLEDIAAHVHISPFHFSRLFTRWAGTSPQRFMRFLTKEYAKQMLFESDDLLAATYQTGLSSPSRLHDLFVTYEAMTPTEYKSQAAGMVVYYGFHPTPFGECLLSLTDRGICGLSFQAASEQEAALQQLYAAWPAATLQRNDAKTGETVALLFHQTSSSNKPFNLLLKGTNFQIKVWEALLRIPSGALVSYRNVAAAIGQPSASQAVGGAIGANAIGYLIPCHRVIQQHGGPGGYRWGNVRKQALVGWEAARRE; encoded by the coding sequence ATGTCCGCTACTCTTCTCTCGCAATCTGGTTTGGACTATGCTCGTGTGGAGCAAGCCATAGCCTTTATTGCAAAGCACCACACGCAGCAACCCACCCTAGAGGACATTGCCGCACATGTCCATATTAGCCCATTCCACTTCAGCCGGCTATTCACTCGGTGGGCCGGTACCAGCCCACAGCGGTTTATGCGGTTCCTTACCAAGGAATACGCGAAGCAGATGTTGTTTGAATCTGACGACTTACTTGCTGCTACCTACCAAACAGGGCTTTCCAGCCCTAGCCGTCTTCACGACCTGTTTGTGACGTATGAGGCCATGACTCCAACAGAGTACAAGTCGCAGGCCGCTGGTATGGTCGTCTACTACGGTTTCCACCCCACACCATTTGGGGAGTGTCTGCTCAGTCTCACTGACAGAGGTATTTGCGGCCTTTCATTTCAGGCAGCCAGTGAGCAAGAAGCTGCGCTACAACAACTATATGCCGCTTGGCCTGCTGCCACCTTGCAGCGAAATGATGCGAAAACTGGCGAAACCGTGGCGTTGCTTTTTCATCAGACCTCTAGCTCAAATAAGCCATTTAATCTGCTTTTGAAAGGCACAAATTTTCAAATCAAAGTTTGGGAGGCTTTGCTGCGTATTCCAAGTGGTGCGCTGGTCTCCTATCGGAACGTGGCAGCAGCAATTGGACAGCCTAGCGCCAGTCAGGCTGTAGGAGGGGCCATAGGAGCTAATGCCATCGGCTACCTGATACCCTGCCACCGCGTCATTCAGCAGCACGGCGGCCCCGGTGGCTACCGATGGGGCAACGTGCGTAAGCAGGCTCTGGTAGGATGGGAAGCCGCTCGCAGAGAGTAG
- a CDS encoding TerC family protein — protein sequence MHFDFSVFSTPQTWISLLTLTFMEIVLGIDNIIFISIIVNRLPHEQQARGRTIGLLLALLFRIGLLLSISWIVGLKSALFTLNLPWLDEPFGVSGRDLILLGGGLFLIGKSTTEIHTKLQGEEDETHATDKAGVSMGSIIFQIIVIDIVFSFDSILTAVGLVDNVLIMILAVILSMGVMLVFSGVVADFVNRNPTIKMLALSFLIMIGVMLVMEAFHKEIEKGYIYFAMAFSLVVELLNMRLRKKSPPIQLRESQYD from the coding sequence ATGCACTTCGACTTCTCGGTGTTTTCCACCCCGCAAACCTGGATCAGCTTACTCACGCTGACTTTCATGGAAATTGTGTTGGGCATCGACAACATCATCTTTATCTCCATTATCGTCAACCGGCTGCCACACGAACAGCAGGCGCGCGGGCGCACCATTGGACTGTTGCTGGCCTTGCTTTTCCGGATTGGACTGCTGCTAAGTATCTCCTGGATTGTCGGCCTGAAGTCGGCGCTGTTCACTTTGAACCTCCCGTGGCTGGATGAGCCGTTTGGCGTGTCGGGCCGCGACCTTATCCTGCTCGGTGGCGGCTTGTTCCTGATTGGAAAAAGCACCACCGAAATCCACACCAAGCTGCAGGGCGAGGAAGATGAAACCCACGCCACCGACAAAGCCGGCGTATCGATGGGCAGCATCATTTTCCAAATCATTGTCATTGACATCGTATTCAGCTTCGACTCTATTCTTACAGCCGTGGGATTGGTCGACAATGTGCTGATTATGATACTGGCCGTTATCCTGTCAATGGGCGTGATGCTCGTCTTCTCAGGCGTGGTAGCTGATTTCGTGAACCGCAATCCAACCATCAAAATGCTGGCTCTCTCCTTCCTGATTATGATTGGGGTGATGCTGGTAATGGAAGCCTTCCACAAGGAAATCGAGAAAGGCTACATCTATTTCGCCATGGCTTTCTCGTTGGTAGTGGAGCTGCTGAACATGCGTCTACGCAAGAAGAGCCCACCCATTCAATTGCGCGAGTCTCAGTACGACTAG
- a CDS encoding RNA methyltransferase: protein MRKLSMEELNRLTVADFKNTRKFPLTLVLDNVRSLHNVGAAFRTADAFAIEKIWLCGITGRPPQREITKTALGSTESVNWEYAATTLEALQQLKAAGYVLVAVEQTTTSQALPTFQPDPSRPYALVMGNEVFGVEDEVLAFCDAAVEIPQFGTKHSLNVSVAAGVVLWDFLGKLGWTTGREL, encoded by the coding sequence ATGCGCAAACTCTCGATGGAAGAGCTGAACCGACTAACGGTGGCAGACTTCAAAAATACGCGAAAATTCCCCCTGACCCTAGTCCTCGACAACGTGCGCAGCCTCCACAATGTGGGGGCCGCCTTCCGTACCGCGGATGCGTTTGCCATCGAAAAAATCTGGCTTTGCGGTATTACGGGGCGCCCTCCCCAACGCGAAATAACCAAGACGGCGCTGGGCTCCACGGAGTCAGTGAACTGGGAATATGCTGCTACCACGCTGGAGGCGCTTCAGCAACTCAAAGCGGCGGGCTACGTGCTGGTGGCAGTAGAGCAAACAACTACCAGCCAGGCGCTGCCCACGTTCCAACCCGATCCATCTCGGCCTTATGCGCTGGTGATGGGCAACGAGGTGTTTGGGGTGGAAGACGAGGTACTGGCTTTTTGCGATGCCGCGGTGGAAATACCGCAGTTCGGTACCAAACACTCGCTGAACGTAAGCGTGGCGGCTGGGGTAGTACTCTGGGATTTTCTTGGCAAGCTAGGCTGGACCACTGGACGCGAACTATAA
- a CDS encoding J domain-containing protein codes for MKTHYAILGISEQASPNDIRRAYRRLVLLTHPDRTPDPDAHQRFLAVNEAYEALNDPSRRYFYDTQLRELRTRVRPVPVPAPPPTRASRRPPPPPIWRRRYVPQKLDFATYARVARQWGRCLLVLPLVILLDYFVLRHYVIADFARFGTSRDGAGQLYNWIATSHGEFNTTAAVPLATIVFRLKTSVLFQFVHEAYLLDGTALPVHPVFSSLLVFAFLLLLLAGATQLSRISDATRVNVAIVATVVGVIVLLMALTQVQLHFLH; via the coding sequence ATGAAGACACACTACGCCATTCTAGGAATCAGTGAGCAAGCTAGTCCAAACGATATCCGAAGAGCGTATCGGCGCTTGGTGCTGCTTACTCACCCCGACCGCACACCTGACCCAGATGCTCATCAACGCTTTCTGGCCGTGAACGAAGCCTACGAGGCGTTGAACGATCCTAGCCGGCGCTATTTCTACGATACGCAACTGCGGGAGCTTCGCACGCGGGTCCGGCCGGTGCCAGTGCCCGCCCCACCACCCACGCGTGCCTCGCGCCGGCCGCCACCGCCGCCGATCTGGCGCCGCCGCTATGTGCCCCAGAAGCTGGATTTTGCCACCTACGCCCGGGTAGCCCGGCAGTGGGGGCGCTGCCTATTGGTGTTGCCCTTGGTAATTCTGCTCGACTATTTTGTGTTGCGGCACTACGTCATTGCCGATTTTGCCCGTTTTGGAACTTCGCGTGATGGCGCCGGTCAATTGTACAATTGGATAGCTACTTCGCACGGTGAGTTCAACACCACGGCGGCTGTTCCGCTTGCCACAATTGTCTTCCGCCTAAAGACTTCTGTTCTCTTCCAGTTTGTACATGAAGCCTATCTACTCGATGGCACCGCGTTGCCAGTGCACCCGGTTTTCAGCAGCCTGTTAGTATTCGCTTTCCTGCTACTGCTGCTGGCTGGAGCCACCCAGCTCAGCCGTATTTCCGATGCAACCCGCGTGAACGTTGCCATTGTTGCGACAGTAGTGGGGGTTATTGTGCTACTTATGGCACTAACGCAGGTACAGCTGCATTTTCTTCACTAG
- a CDS encoding LytR/AlgR family response regulator transcription factor has protein sequence MSNPGALTCLVIDDDTMNRLTLEHYIGLTESLQLVASLNDGAQGLNFFRAGNKVDLLFLDVEMPNLSGLELLRVLTDPPEVILATSYEHFAVDAFALRVTDYLVKPFDYARFSQAVQRVLERRPMSTVQPVPVPPVAPPSSDLFVKVNNRMVRLNFDEVLYIEALSDYVTIVTLRQKHIVYTTLKSFAARLSFDHFVRVHRSYILNMKHVESIEDNTARLPGGHQIPIGVSYQEAFFRNLNRF, from the coding sequence ATGTCCAATCCAGGGGCGCTTACTTGTTTGGTCATTGACGATGATACAATGAACCGGCTCACGCTGGAGCATTACATCGGCCTGACGGAGTCGTTGCAGTTGGTAGCTTCTCTGAACGATGGCGCACAGGGTCTAAACTTCTTTCGGGCGGGCAATAAAGTGGATCTGCTATTTCTGGATGTGGAGATGCCCAATCTCAGCGGCCTGGAATTACTACGCGTACTCACCGATCCACCGGAAGTAATCCTGGCCACTTCCTACGAGCACTTCGCTGTGGATGCCTTTGCTCTGCGCGTTACCGACTATCTCGTGAAGCCTTTCGACTACGCACGCTTCAGTCAGGCTGTACAGCGCGTGTTGGAACGCAGGCCTATGTCCACAGTGCAGCCCGTACCTGTGCCCCCCGTAGCGCCTCCATCTTCCGACTTGTTTGTGAAGGTAAACAACCGCATGGTGCGCCTCAATTTCGATGAAGTGCTTTACATCGAGGCGTTGTCGGACTACGTTACTATTGTGACGTTACGTCAGAAGCACATTGTTTACACTACCCTGAAATCCTTCGCCGCACGCTTGTCTTTCGACCATTTTGTGCGTGTGCATCGCTCCTACATCCTGAACATGAAGCATGTGGAATCGATTGAAGACAACACGGCTCGCCTACCCGGTGGTCATCAGATACCTATCGGGGTGTCTTATCAAGAAGCGTTTTTCCGCAACCTTAATCGGTTTTAG
- a CDS encoding metal-dependent hydrolase produces the protein MRGSSHLAIGLITGIAIGGLVSGVKFSPAGIALAGFSALAPDLDHPESRLSKRLGFAQNYVRWAFVVVAAGLGLYTHFYEAPGPDRRMGFTAALAFGLLGAAMQGGSARKLALLFTGLCTVMAGLYTGYVWLSMLGLFVAVAPFTSHRSWTHTIWAAGLWTYIGHLANQSLGWHGVALFAGGGYVSHLLADTLTKAGVKWFMPFTDTSLKLPLIRTGSASGNLLEVGICTGYGLLVLGLVIGKTSF, from the coding sequence GTGCGCGGATCCTCTCATTTAGCTATTGGTCTTATCACAGGTATAGCCATCGGCGGCTTGGTATCTGGCGTTAAATTCTCCCCAGCGGGCATTGCCTTGGCCGGCTTTTCTGCCTTAGCTCCCGACCTCGACCATCCCGAATCCCGCCTTAGCAAGCGGCTTGGCTTTGCCCAGAACTACGTGCGGTGGGCCTTTGTGGTGGTAGCCGCCGGCCTGGGCCTATACACGCACTTCTACGAAGCGCCTGGTCCCGACCGGCGCATGGGGTTCACGGCCGCGCTGGCCTTCGGGCTGTTGGGAGCAGCTATGCAGGGCGGCTCGGCACGTAAGCTGGCCTTGCTCTTCACCGGGCTATGTACGGTTATGGCGGGCCTCTATACTGGCTATGTCTGGTTGAGCATGCTGGGATTGTTTGTGGCCGTAGCCCCATTCACCTCCCACCGCTCCTGGACCCACACCATCTGGGCGGCGGGCCTTTGGACCTACATCGGCCACTTAGCCAACCAGAGCCTCGGCTGGCACGGAGTGGCGCTGTTCGCAGGCGGCGGCTACGTTTCCCACCTCCTCGCCGACACTCTTACCAAAGCGGGCGTAAAATGGTTTATGCCCTTCACCGATACTTCATTGAAGCTCCCGCTAATTCGAACCGGCTCTGCTTCCGGCAACTTGCTGGAAGTAGGTATCTGCACCGGCTACGGGCTACTAGTCCTAGGCCTAGTCATCGGCAAGACAAGCTTCTAA
- the mutS gene encoding DNA mismatch repair protein MutS, whose protein sequence is MHGSLGPAPVADTPLMKQYYQLKQQHPGAVLLFRVGDFYETFGEDAVTASRILDITLTKRGAGTSSEVALAGFPHHALDNYLPKLVRAGQRVAICDQLEDPKQAKGLVKRGITELVTPGLSLHDNVLERRSNNYLCAIHFGKQEAGISFLDISTGEFLVAQGTVEYLGKLLQNFQPAEVLFCKKSRQEFEGHFGPDYCHYALDEWVFGFDYGYETLTRHFNTTSLKGYGIDALREGITAAGCILHYLAETKHTDVGHIGSIGRLEEDKYVWLDRFTVRNLELVHAQHPGGVPLIDILDQTVTPMGARLLRKWIVLPLKEPAQIQRRLDTVEALLQTPELLESLLQHLRQINDLERLISKVAVRRINPRELLQLARALEAIAPMREQLAASGIKALLKLADQLNPCSALREEIQSKIRPDAPLLTNQGGVLNDGVDKELDELRGIAFSGKDYLFQLQQRAVQETGISSLKVAYNKVFGYYLEVTNAHKDKVPATWIRKQTLVNAERYITEELKVYEEKILHAEDRLFVIEQNIYNDLVLSAAEYVTQIQQNARAIGVADCLASFAATARQHRYVKPTVDDSTILNIKAGRHPVIERQLPPGEQYIPNDIHLDQEDQQIVVITGPNMAGKSALLRQTALIVLLAQIGSFVPADAATIGIIDKIFTRVGASDNLSKGESTFMVEMTETASILNNLSDRSLVLMDEIGRGTSTYDGISIAWALVEHLHNNPKARAKTLFATHYHELNQLADDCPRVRNYNVAVREADGRILFLRKLQEGGSEHSFGIHVARMAGMPTSVVLRANEIMHHLEQERASAGLDTDAPTAFDEVLAGLDEEQQEGKVLPLNGTTSAAVASQRGPVLQPAAAVHTAPRPSLQLSMFEPADPAIERVRELLQALDVNTMSPIEALLKLNELKLTLGGK, encoded by the coding sequence ATGCACGGCTCGCTTGGCCCCGCTCCTGTGGCCGACACGCCGCTCATGAAGCAATACTACCAACTCAAGCAGCAGCACCCCGGCGCGGTCCTGTTGTTCCGGGTCGGTGACTTCTATGAGACCTTTGGTGAAGATGCCGTTACGGCGTCGCGCATCCTGGATATAACGCTCACCAAGCGTGGGGCGGGCACCTCGTCGGAGGTAGCGCTTGCCGGTTTTCCCCATCACGCCCTCGACAACTACCTGCCCAAACTGGTGCGAGCAGGTCAACGGGTGGCTATCTGCGACCAACTCGAAGATCCCAAGCAAGCCAAGGGCCTGGTTAAGCGCGGTATCACGGAGCTAGTTACGCCCGGCCTTAGCCTGCACGACAACGTGCTGGAACGCCGTTCCAACAACTACCTCTGCGCCATTCATTTCGGCAAGCAAGAAGCTGGCATCAGCTTCCTCGATATCAGCACCGGCGAGTTTCTGGTGGCGCAGGGTACAGTAGAATACTTAGGGAAGCTGCTTCAAAACTTTCAGCCAGCCGAGGTACTGTTTTGCAAGAAGAGCCGCCAGGAATTCGAAGGGCATTTCGGCCCCGATTATTGCCATTATGCGCTGGATGAGTGGGTTTTCGGGTTCGACTATGGGTATGAAACCCTTACCCGCCACTTCAACACCACCTCGCTGAAGGGCTATGGCATTGATGCGTTGCGCGAAGGCATTACGGCGGCCGGCTGCATCCTGCACTACCTCGCCGAAACCAAGCACACCGATGTAGGGCACATTGGTAGCATTGGCCGTTTAGAGGAAGACAAGTACGTGTGGCTCGACCGGTTCACGGTGCGCAACCTGGAATTGGTGCACGCCCAACACCCCGGCGGCGTACCACTCATCGACATCCTCGATCAAACCGTAACGCCTATGGGTGCCCGTTTGCTCCGCAAATGGATCGTATTGCCCCTCAAAGAGCCCGCCCAGATTCAGCGCCGCCTGGATACGGTAGAGGCGCTGTTACAAACGCCTGAGTTGCTGGAAAGCCTGCTACAGCATCTGCGTCAAATCAATGACCTGGAACGGCTTATATCGAAAGTGGCGGTGCGGCGCATCAACCCGCGCGAACTGCTTCAGTTGGCCCGCGCTCTAGAAGCCATTGCGCCGATGCGCGAGCAGCTAGCGGCATCGGGCATCAAAGCCCTACTTAAGCTAGCCGACCAACTGAATCCCTGCTCTGCGTTGCGAGAGGAAATCCAATCGAAAATCCGGCCCGATGCGCCGCTGCTAACCAACCAAGGCGGCGTGCTCAACGACGGTGTAGATAAAGAGCTGGATGAATTGCGTGGCATTGCCTTTTCGGGCAAAGACTACCTATTTCAGCTACAGCAACGGGCCGTGCAGGAAACTGGTATTTCCAGCCTGAAAGTGGCCTACAACAAGGTATTCGGCTACTACCTCGAAGTTACGAATGCCCACAAAGACAAGGTGCCGGCTACCTGGATTCGGAAGCAAACTTTGGTAAATGCCGAGCGCTACATCACCGAGGAACTGAAAGTATACGAGGAAAAAATTCTGCACGCCGAAGACCGGTTGTTCGTCATCGAGCAAAACATCTACAACGACCTCGTGCTATCGGCTGCCGAGTATGTCACGCAGATTCAGCAAAACGCCCGCGCCATTGGTGTGGCCGACTGTTTGGCTTCGTTTGCAGCCACTGCTCGCCAGCACCGCTACGTGAAGCCTACCGTCGACGACAGCACCATCCTCAATATCAAAGCAGGTCGGCATCCGGTTATCGAACGCCAACTGCCGCCTGGCGAACAATACATTCCGAACGATATACACCTCGACCAGGAAGATCAGCAGATTGTGGTAATTACTGGCCCCAACATGGCGGGCAAATCGGCCTTGTTGCGCCAAACGGCCTTGATCGTGCTGCTGGCTCAAATCGGTTCGTTCGTGCCTGCCGACGCGGCCACCATCGGCATTATCGATAAAATTTTCACCCGCGTGGGAGCCTCTGATAACCTGAGCAAGGGCGAAAGCACGTTCATGGTGGAAATGACGGAAACGGCCAGCATTCTTAATAATCTGTCCGACCGAAGCTTAGTGTTGATGGACGAAATCGGGCGTGGCACGAGCACCTACGACGGCATCAGCATTGCCTGGGCCTTAGTCGAGCACTTGCACAACAATCCTAAGGCTCGCGCCAAAACGCTTTTTGCCACCCACTATCACGAGCTGAATCAGCTTGCCGACGACTGCCCTCGGGTGCGAAACTATAATGTGGCTGTGCGCGAAGCCGATGGCCGCATCCTGTTCCTGCGCAAGCTTCAGGAAGGAGGGTCCGAGCATAGTTTCGGTATTCATGTGGCCCGGATGGCTGGTATGCCTACTTCCGTTGTGCTACGTGCCAACGAAATCATGCACCATTTAGAGCAGGAACGCGCCAGCGCTGGCCTTGACACCGATGCTCCCACCGCATTCGATGAAGTGCTTGCGGGCCTAGATGAGGAGCAGCAAGAAGGAAAAGTACTTCCGCTGAATGGCACAACAAGCGCAGCCGTTGCCAGCCAGCGAGGTCCCGTACTACAGCCCGCAGCCGCTGTACATACTGCCCCCCGCCCTAGTTTGCAACTCAGTATGTTTGAGCCTGCTGACCCCGCTATAGAGCGAGTTAGAGAACTGCTTCAAGCACTTGATGTAAACACGATGAGTCCCATCGAAGCCCTTTTGAAGCTAAACGAATTGAAGCTGACGTTGGGAGGAAAGTAA
- a CDS encoding PaaI family thioesterase — protein sequence MQPSPDVATLVAIYNQINQYGRANGMELTVRKPGEVMYTMTIRDEHLSSPGTCHGGVVAGLMDAVLGAAALSLAFTAGELVSTVEFKINYLHPVRLHDHLVARGTVEHSGKTLIMSSASIECPTRDGLVVARGMGTFNRYPADKRDFHQLLFPEADK from the coding sequence ATGCAACCATCTCCTGATGTAGCCACGTTAGTGGCCATCTACAACCAAATCAATCAGTACGGCCGCGCAAACGGCATGGAACTTACCGTAAGGAAGCCCGGCGAGGTTATGTACACCATGACCATCCGCGACGAGCATCTGTCGTCGCCGGGTACCTGCCACGGTGGGGTGGTAGCGGGCCTGATGGATGCGGTGCTGGGTGCAGCAGCTCTTTCACTGGCTTTCACTGCCGGTGAGCTGGTATCAACGGTGGAGTTTAAGATCAACTACCTGCACCCCGTGCGCCTCCACGACCACCTGGTTGCGCGAGGGACGGTGGAGCACAGCGGCAAAACGCTCATCATGAGTAGTGCTTCCATTGAGTGCCCCACTCGCGACGGACTGGTAGTGGCACGCGGTATGGGCACTTTCAACCGGTACCCTGCTGACAAGCGCGATTTTCACCAGCTGCTTTTCCCAGAGGCAGACAAGTAA
- a CDS encoding NYN domain-containing protein, translated as MNQINSPLIRIGVFYDGNYFLKISDYYYFQHDRKARISLEGLHEFIRHQVAEEEDVDLRLSRVIDAHFFRGRLSATEARDKDRLFHDRLLDDILMNMGIATHYMPLKTRDGRLQEKGIDVWLSLEALELTLHKSYDVVVLIAGDSDYAPLIKKLNTIGTRVMLLNWDFKYVDFKGEARVTRASQHLLEQATYPVQMHEIIDQGLADGDELIETMFVNTPEPVAFPAPAKPVRPTGPTAAGPVGTVGISTIKNLKNGFGFVVMPPNNLFFSYADMSEGDFNDLREGDWVEFTVGRNHRDEDCARNVRKVDAPQMEEGDEYDEEHSETESADSSERL; from the coding sequence ATGAACCAGATAAATAGCCCTCTGATTAGGATCGGCGTCTTCTACGACGGCAATTATTTCCTTAAGATCAGTGATTACTACTACTTTCAGCATGACCGCAAGGCCCGTATCAGCCTGGAAGGATTACACGAGTTTATTCGTCATCAAGTGGCAGAAGAAGAAGATGTGGATCTTCGTCTGAGCCGAGTTATTGATGCTCATTTCTTCCGAGGCCGTCTCTCAGCCACGGAAGCCCGCGATAAAGACCGGTTGTTCCACGACCGTTTGCTCGACGATATCCTCATGAACATGGGTATCGCTACGCACTATATGCCCCTCAAAACCCGCGATGGTCGCCTGCAAGAAAAAGGCATCGATGTGTGGTTGTCTCTGGAAGCTCTGGAACTGACCCTGCACAAGAGCTACGACGTAGTGGTGCTCATCGCCGGCGACTCCGACTATGCGCCCCTCATCAAGAAGCTCAACACCATCGGCACTCGCGTAATGCTGCTGAATTGGGACTTCAAATACGTTGACTTCAAAGGTGAAGCCCGCGTAACCCGCGCCTCGCAGCACCTATTGGAGCAAGCCACGTACCCTGTGCAGATGCACGAAATCATCGACCAAGGCCTTGCCGACGGCGACGAGCTGATCGAAACCATGTTCGTGAACACGCCGGAGCCTGTAGCCTTCCCCGCTCCTGCCAAGCCAGTGCGCCCCACCGGTCCTACGGCCGCTGGCCCAGTAGGCACGGTAGGAATCAGCACCATCAAGAACCTGAAGAACGGTTTCGGTTTCGTGGTTATGCCGCCAAACAACTTGTTCTTCAGCTACGCCGACATGTCGGAAGGCGACTTCAACGACCTGCGCGAAGGGGATTGGGTGGAGTTTACGGTAGGCCGCAACCACCGCGACGAGGATTGTGCCCGCAACGTGCGCAAAGTAGATGCCCCTCAAATGGAGGAAGGCGACGAGTACGATGAAGAGCACAGCGAAACCGAGTCGGCTGATTCGTCGGAGCGCCTCTAG
- a CDS encoding YajQ family cyclic di-GMP-binding protein, which translates to MASFDIVSKVDPQTLENAVNTAKKELQTRYDLRDTKGGIDLDKKANTIQLSSENSMRVKALEDILLTRVVKQGIDGTSLDFTAEEQPSGNLVKKTIKVRAGVDKDAGRKIIKAIKDAKLKVEAQMQDDQVRVTAKKIDDLQAVIALLRRTDIGQPLQFVNMKS; encoded by the coding sequence ATGGCATCTTTCGATATCGTGAGCAAAGTAGACCCGCAGACCCTCGAAAACGCGGTGAACACGGCCAAAAAAGAATTACAAACCCGCTACGACCTGCGCGACACCAAAGGCGGCATCGACCTCGATAAAAAAGCGAATACCATTCAGCTCAGTTCGGAAAATTCCATGCGCGTCAAAGCCTTGGAAGATATCTTGCTGACCCGGGTTGTGAAGCAAGGTATTGATGGCACTTCACTGGATTTCACAGCCGAAGAGCAGCCGAGCGGTAACCTGGTCAAGAAAACCATTAAAGTGCGGGCGGGCGTCGACAAGGATGCCGGCCGCAAAATCATCAAGGCCATCAAAGACGCCAAGCTGAAGGTGGAAGCCCAAATGCAAGACGACCAAGTGCGCGTCACGGCCAAAAAGATCGACGATCTGCAAGCGGTTATTGCGCTGCTACGCCGCACCGACATTGGCCAGCCGTTGCAATTTGTGAATATGAAGAGTTGA